From a single Mycolicibacterium moriokaense genomic region:
- a CDS encoding TIGR03085 family metal-binding protein: MTAAQRERAALVATMNEIGPDSPTLCEGWTTRDLAAHLVVRERRLDAAPGIAIPALAGYTDRVQRQTAASTGWDELVDKVASGPPLLSPFKLVDAVANMDEMFIHHEDVRRAQSGWEPRTLDADTIVALRRPLAVMARLTMAKVPARVTLSTPDGQPVATVGRGPDLTVTGDIGELTMFVAGRDEARLIFSDAQVAQAVRAARRGL; encoded by the coding sequence ATGACTGCAGCCCAGCGCGAGCGCGCTGCCCTGGTGGCGACCATGAACGAAATCGGACCCGACTCGCCGACCTTGTGCGAGGGATGGACCACCCGCGACCTTGCGGCCCATCTCGTCGTGCGGGAGCGCAGGCTTGACGCGGCACCCGGCATCGCGATCCCGGCTCTCGCCGGCTACACCGACCGGGTGCAACGGCAGACCGCCGCATCCACCGGCTGGGATGAGTTGGTCGACAAGGTCGCATCCGGGCCGCCGCTGTTGTCGCCGTTCAAACTCGTTGACGCGGTCGCGAACATGGATGAGATGTTCATCCACCACGAAGATGTGCGCCGAGCCCAATCCGGTTGGGAGCCACGCACTCTCGACGCCGATACCATCGTCGCGTTGCGGCGCCCGCTGGCCGTCATGGCCCGGCTGACGATGGCCAAGGTGCCTGCCCGCGTCACTCTGTCCACGCCCGACGGCCAGCCGGTGGCAACGGTCGGGCGTGGTCCCGATCTCACGGTCACCGGCGACATCGGGGAACTCACCATGTTCGTCGCGGGCCGCGATGAGGCCCGGCTGATCTTCTCCGACGCGCAGGTTGCCCAGGCCGTCCGCGCTGCGCGCCGGGGTTTGTGA
- a CDS encoding LLM class F420-dependent oxidoreductase, whose protein sequence is MNSPLDFRVFVEPQQGATYSDQLAVARAAEAAGYSAFFRSDHYTAMSGDGLPGPTDSWVTLGAIARETASIRLGTLVTSATFRYPGPLAIAVAQVDEMSRGRVELGLGAGWFEAEHKAYAIPFPPLGERFDRLTEQLSIITGLWTTPSGETFDFSGTHYTVADSPALPKPVQSPHPPIIIGGGGAKRTPALAAAYASEFNIPFAPVDVAKTQYERVATALTDAGRAADSLTYSAAFVVCAGRDEQEIARRAAAIGREVDEMRSNSPLVGTPTEILDKLGPYLEIGVQRVYLQLLDMSDLDHLDFFAAEVLPQLV, encoded by the coding sequence ATGAATTCGCCACTCGACTTCCGGGTCTTCGTCGAACCGCAGCAGGGCGCCACCTACAGCGACCAACTGGCGGTCGCCCGTGCGGCCGAGGCCGCCGGGTATTCGGCGTTCTTCCGCTCCGACCACTACACCGCGATGAGCGGCGACGGCTTGCCCGGGCCCACCGACTCGTGGGTCACACTGGGCGCGATCGCACGGGAGACGGCGTCGATCCGGCTCGGCACGCTGGTCACCTCGGCGACGTTCCGCTATCCCGGCCCCCTCGCGATCGCCGTGGCGCAGGTCGACGAGATGAGCCGCGGCCGCGTCGAATTGGGCTTGGGCGCCGGCTGGTTCGAGGCCGAGCACAAGGCGTACGCCATTCCGTTCCCGCCGCTGGGCGAGCGGTTCGACCGGCTGACCGAGCAGCTCAGCATCATCACGGGTCTCTGGACGACCCCGTCGGGCGAGACGTTCGACTTCTCCGGGACCCACTACACCGTCGCTGACTCCCCCGCCCTGCCGAAACCCGTTCAGAGTCCCCATCCGCCGATCATCATCGGAGGTGGCGGCGCCAAGCGCACGCCGGCGCTGGCGGCGGCGTACGCCTCCGAGTTCAACATTCCGTTCGCACCGGTCGACGTGGCCAAGACCCAGTACGAACGGGTCGCAACGGCGCTGACGGACGCGGGACGTGCGGCCGACTCACTGACGTACTCCGCCGCCTTCGTGGTGTGTGCCGGCCGCGACGAGCAGGAGATCGCGCGGCGGGCCGCGGCGATCGGTCGCGAGGTCGACGAGATGCGCAGCAACTCCCCGCTCGTGGGGACGCCCACAGAGATCCTCGACAAGCTCGGCCCCTACCTGGAGATCGGTGTGCAGCGGGTTTACCTGCAGCTACTGGACATGTCGGACCTCGACCACCTGGACTTCTTCGCCGCGGAGGTGCTCCCCCAGCTCGTCTGA
- a CDS encoding Rv0340 family IniB-related protein — protein MANELLDFVLSLVRDPDAAARYAENPDQAILDANLTNVTSADVNNLIPVVTESLGAAVPAVGTESVTNVTDNIWASGAATAAFDAFDDQVPVQAVDDGHAAIVDHVDAPDQLLDGLGDSGIPGVVGSDDGGLQFDQPTLDDLPEVDLPTGSDVGATVIEVADMDSDPSGFDIF, from the coding sequence ATGGCCAACGAGTTGCTCGACTTCGTGTTGTCTCTCGTGCGCGATCCCGACGCCGCAGCACGCTACGCCGAAAACCCGGACCAGGCCATCCTCGACGCCAACCTCACCAACGTGACCAGTGCTGACGTCAACAACCTGATCCCGGTCGTCACCGAGTCGCTGGGTGCTGCCGTGCCGGCTGTAGGCACCGAGAGCGTCACCAACGTCACAGACAACATCTGGGCGAGTGGTGCCGCGACGGCTGCATTCGACGCGTTCGACGATCAAGTGCCAGTTCAGGCTGTTGATGACGGGCATGCGGCGATCGTCGACCACGTCGATGCGCCCGACCAGCTGCTGGACGGTCTCGGCGACTCCGGCATACCGGGCGTCGTCGGCTCCGACGACGGCGGGCTGCAGTTCGACCAGCCCACGCTCGATGATCTGCCGGAGGTCGACCTGCCGACCGGCAGCGATGTCGGCGCCACCGTCATCGAGGTCGCCGACATGGACTCCGACCCGTCAGGATTCGACATCTTCTAG
- a CDS encoding IniB N-terminal domain-containing protein — translation MTNIIDWILDLFRDPVRAQEFITDPSRSMAAANVSNVSAAQVQAVAATMAPAAVLHGGGDPVLGLQQAVAQTHGIAFTPQRQTEVLSNNDTLSHNDTRFMSPETHVANTAGEDQQQGVGNFSLDFGDITFGDKTTNTANNGGVVNTGTAGDIDATNVDGDGNVVGDDNENVNTGDIDDSNVNIGEDNEIDDSGDQTAGGDIISGNDGPVINDVDMSGGHGGGAVGGNGGGGLIGIGNDGGDASGGAGGSGGVIVINDNDTTTVGGNQTTVSDAEVLGGVSGGVSSRDSSVDNSIDSLDATVDNSSQVASVDNSGQVNTTLDVDNTVDAGLF, via the coding sequence ATGACGAACATCATCGACTGGATCCTGGACCTCTTCCGTGACCCGGTGCGGGCCCAGGAGTTCATCACCGACCCGAGCCGCTCCATGGCCGCGGCCAACGTCTCCAACGTGAGTGCGGCCCAGGTGCAGGCAGTCGCTGCCACGATGGCACCCGCCGCGGTCCTGCACGGCGGTGGCGACCCGGTCCTCGGTCTGCAGCAGGCGGTGGCCCAGACCCACGGCATCGCCTTCACGCCGCAGCGCCAGACCGAGGTGCTGTCGAACAACGACACGCTGAGCCACAACGACACCCGCTTCATGAGCCCCGAGACCCACGTCGCCAACACGGCGGGCGAGGACCAGCAGCAGGGCGTCGGCAACTTCAGCCTGGACTTCGGCGACATCACCTTCGGTGACAAGACCACCAACACCGCCAACAACGGTGGCGTCGTCAACACCGGTACCGCAGGCGATATCGACGCGACCAACGTCGACGGCGACGGAAACGTGGTCGGCGACGACAACGAGAACGTCAACACCGGCGACATCGACGACTCCAACGTCAACATCGGTGAGGACAACGAGATCGACGACAGCGGTGACCAGACCGCGGGCGGCGACATCATCTCCGGCAACGACGGGCCCGTCATCAACGACGTCGACATGAGCGGCGGCCACGGCGGTGGCGCGGTTGGTGGAAACGGCGGCGGTGGCCTGATCGGCATCGGCAACGACGGCGGTGACGCCTCCGGCGGTGCCGGCGGATCGGGTGGCGTCATCGTCATCAACGACAACGACACCACCACTGTTGGCGGGAACCAGACCACGGTCAGCGACGCCGAGGTGCTGGGCGGTGTCTCCGGTGGCGTCAGCTCCAGGGACAGCTCGGTGGACAACTCCATCGACTCCCTCGACGCCACGGTGGACAACTCCAGCCAGGTCGCGTCCGTCGACAATTCGGGCCAGGTGAACACGACCCTCGACGTCGACAACACGGTCGACGCCGGGCTGTTCTGA
- the iniR gene encoding isoniazid response ATPase/transcriptional regulator IniR has product MPKPAPEHAAEIPPPARDAVAALTAAPGDPVKMLVSGGIGSGKSSVLAAVRAVLRTAGVPVLTRPPRSGDDPKAAVVIDDVHLLDDDELAQLVDLVSDPASTVVVATEPLAHRPALRALTTAIERENPVVSVGALSPADVTRICTETFDAPPTSEFVRALMTTTAGLPFLLQPAIAAASSREGEARAAEAAGFALMERLRRLEEPVLDTVLVMSLSPDLGPDDVAATLRIEARNAQTLVDSARASGLLEPSHSPTFLLSVHSSIAQIIGAARHHDIEIALLVSQIESSTLSADLALRLAEHGLRDDRLANALAELAAENQDRPARAARLYRAATDAGATKLNSRLADALALTGDCTAAGRIADDLLGSNDPAERAAAVRIAASIAAHDGSSAQAADLFRWLGPYPDAFVSAAGAVVSLAVGDLPTARAVLSVENAGPPTSTSRAARNLAEGLLLSLEVPYPAAVARLGQAIVADPQPTGVAPDTSAALVTLAALHGGDPVRARSVIGRAVRAAPHDDPESVAFVARRHRLLLGWVKMLDGQLPPATADVTAVAADGPLHRRDALWAAALQTAIARRSGDTGAVQKHWYTAMEVLAEYSMDLFSLLPLGELWVAAARMRQVDRLQHTLDEAFALLESLGKPLLWSVPLHWAGVHAGILANSPEAVAPHGQALTAAAGQSAFAKALAQAGRTWLRVLANHVDTDEVSAAARTLSQFGLTWDATRLASQAALQTPDGRVSGAMLQLARDLKQTSLVDAAPDVDASTAGDAPPGPTRPASTRLSDREREVAELLLLGMPYRDIGTQLFISAKTVEHHVARIRRRLGAESRSEMLSMLRAMLSPRN; this is encoded by the coding sequence ATGCCGAAGCCGGCGCCCGAGCATGCGGCCGAAATTCCGCCGCCCGCGCGTGACGCCGTCGCGGCGCTGACCGCTGCACCGGGCGACCCGGTGAAGATGCTGGTGTCCGGCGGCATCGGCAGCGGTAAGAGTTCCGTGCTCGCCGCGGTGCGCGCCGTATTGCGGACCGCGGGTGTGCCGGTGCTGACCCGACCGCCCCGCAGTGGAGACGATCCCAAAGCCGCCGTGGTGATCGACGACGTGCATCTGCTCGACGACGACGAGCTCGCGCAACTCGTCGACCTGGTCTCCGATCCGGCCTCCACGGTCGTCGTCGCGACCGAACCACTCGCACACCGTCCGGCGCTACGTGCCCTGACCACCGCGATCGAACGCGAGAACCCCGTCGTCTCGGTCGGCGCGCTGAGCCCGGCCGACGTCACGCGTATCTGCACCGAAACCTTCGACGCCCCACCGACATCCGAGTTCGTCCGGGCACTCATGACGACTACGGCCGGGCTTCCCTTTCTTCTGCAGCCGGCGATCGCCGCCGCATCCTCCCGCGAAGGGGAAGCACGGGCCGCAGAGGCCGCCGGGTTCGCACTGATGGAGCGACTGCGCCGACTGGAGGAGCCGGTGCTCGACACCGTGCTTGTGATGTCGCTGAGTCCCGACCTCGGACCGGACGACGTCGCGGCGACGTTGCGGATCGAAGCCCGGAACGCGCAGACGCTGGTGGACAGCGCCCGCGCCAGCGGACTGCTCGAACCGTCACACAGCCCCACGTTCCTGCTTTCCGTGCACAGCTCCATCGCCCAGATCATCGGCGCGGCAAGGCATCACGACATCGAGATCGCGCTGCTCGTCTCGCAGATCGAATCATCAACGCTGTCAGCCGATCTCGCTCTGCGGCTGGCCGAACACGGCCTGCGTGACGACCGGCTGGCCAACGCGTTGGCGGAGCTCGCAGCCGAGAACCAGGACCGACCCGCAAGGGCGGCGAGGCTCTACCGTGCGGCCACGGATGCAGGGGCGACGAAGTTGAACTCGCGGCTGGCTGATGCGCTTGCCCTGACCGGTGACTGTACGGCCGCCGGCCGAATCGCCGATGATCTGCTCGGCTCGAACGACCCGGCCGAACGCGCGGCGGCGGTCCGCATCGCGGCCAGTATCGCCGCGCACGACGGAAGTTCCGCGCAGGCCGCCGACTTGTTCCGTTGGCTCGGCCCCTATCCCGACGCATTCGTGAGCGCGGCCGGCGCCGTCGTCTCCCTCGCCGTCGGGGACCTGCCGACGGCGCGCGCGGTGCTCAGCGTCGAGAACGCCGGCCCGCCGACGTCGACCTCACGCGCCGCCCGCAACCTCGCCGAGGGTCTGCTGTTGTCCCTCGAGGTGCCATATCCCGCGGCCGTCGCTCGGCTCGGCCAGGCGATCGTCGCCGACCCCCAGCCGACCGGGGTGGCGCCCGATACGTCCGCTGCACTCGTCACGCTCGCCGCACTGCACGGCGGCGACCCGGTGCGCGCCCGCAGCGTGATCGGCCGCGCCGTGCGTGCCGCGCCACACGACGACCCGGAGAGTGTGGCGTTCGTCGCGCGCAGGCACCGACTGCTCCTCGGCTGGGTGAAGATGCTCGACGGCCAACTGCCGCCGGCAACCGCCGATGTCACGGCCGTGGCCGCCGACGGCCCGCTGCATCGGCGAGATGCGCTGTGGGCGGCGGCGCTGCAGACCGCGATCGCCCGCCGCAGCGGCGACACCGGTGCGGTGCAGAAGCATTGGTACACGGCGATGGAGGTGCTCGCCGAATATTCGATGGATCTCTTCTCGCTGCTGCCGCTGGGTGAGCTGTGGGTGGCCGCGGCCCGCATGCGGCAGGTCGACCGACTGCAGCACACCCTCGACGAGGCGTTCGCCCTGCTCGAGTCGCTCGGTAAGCCGCTGCTGTGGTCGGTGCCGCTGCACTGGGCGGGTGTGCACGCGGGGATCCTGGCCAATTCCCCCGAGGCGGTGGCGCCGCACGGTCAGGCGCTGACCGCAGCGGCCGGCCAGAGCGCATTCGCCAAGGCGCTGGCACAGGCGGGCCGCACCTGGCTGCGGGTGCTCGCCAATCACGTCGACACCGACGAAGTCAGCGCGGCGGCGCGGACGCTGTCGCAGTTCGGCCTCACCTGGGACGCCACCCGGCTGGCCAGTCAGGCCGCACTGCAGACTCCCGACGGACGGGTGTCCGGGGCGATGCTGCAACTCGCACGCGACCTCAAACAGACCAGTCTGGTTGACGCCGCGCCGGACGTCGACGCGTCCACAGCGGGCGACGCACCTCCGGGTCCCACCCGGCCGGCCTCGACGCGACTGTCCGACCGGGAGCGCGAGGTCGCCGAACTGTTGCTCCTCGGCATGCCGTACCGCGACATCGGCACGCAGTTGTTCATTTCGGCAAAGACCGTCGAGCATCACGTCGCGCGGATTCGCAGACGGTTGGGCGCTGAATCGCGCTCGGAGATGCTGTCAATGCTGCGCGCGATGCTCAGCCCGCGGAACTGA
- a CDS encoding dynamin-like GTPase family protein, whose product MSTSDQVRAILDGTIQAYRSDPAYAQRSDIHNELDRIGRRLNQPIRIALAGTLKAGKSTLLNALVGEDIAPTDATEATRIVTWFRHGPTPKVTANHRGGRRSNVPIGRDPVKGGLTFDFATLDPDDVVDLDVEWPAAELIDTTIVDTPGTSSLSRDVSQRTLQLLVPDDGVPRVDAVVFLLRTLNAADIALLKQIGELVGGSTGALGVIGVASRADEIGAGRIDAMLSAKDVAARFTTELERTGICQAVVPVSGLLALTARTLRQSEFVALEKLAGVDAAELTKAMLSVDRFVREDSQLPVDAATRAALLDRFGMFGIRISIAVLRAGVSDSLALADELLERSGLVALRDVIDQQFAQRSDLLKAHTALMSLRRFVQNNPIYASNYIIADIDPLLADTHAFEELRLLSQLRSRPTTLNDDEIASLRRIIGGSGTDAASRLGLSPDAPYDGPRAAFAAAQRWRRRAEHPLNDPFTTRACRAAVRSAEALVAQYAAKGR is encoded by the coding sequence ATGAGCACAAGTGATCAGGTGCGCGCCATCCTGGACGGAACCATCCAGGCGTACCGATCCGACCCCGCCTACGCGCAACGGTCCGACATTCACAACGAACTGGACCGGATCGGCCGCCGACTGAACCAGCCGATCCGTATCGCCCTGGCAGGCACGCTCAAGGCGGGCAAATCGACGCTTTTGAATGCGCTTGTGGGAGAAGACATTGCGCCCACGGATGCCACCGAAGCCACCCGTATCGTGACCTGGTTCCGGCACGGGCCGACGCCGAAGGTGACCGCAAACCACCGGGGCGGCAGGCGATCCAACGTGCCGATCGGCCGCGACCCCGTGAAGGGCGGGCTCACATTCGATTTCGCCACGCTCGATCCCGATGATGTCGTCGACCTGGATGTCGAGTGGCCCGCCGCGGAATTGATCGACACCACGATCGTCGACACCCCCGGCACGTCGTCGTTGTCCCGGGACGTCTCCCAGCGCACCTTGCAGCTGCTGGTGCCGGATGACGGCGTTCCGCGAGTCGATGCCGTGGTGTTCCTGCTGCGCACCCTCAACGCCGCCGATATCGCGTTGCTCAAGCAGATCGGCGAATTGGTGGGGGGATCCACGGGAGCGCTCGGGGTGATCGGGGTCGCTTCCCGGGCCGACGAGATCGGCGCGGGCCGCATCGACGCGATGCTGTCGGCCAAGGATGTTGCGGCCCGGTTCACCACCGAGTTGGAGCGAACCGGGATCTGCCAGGCGGTGGTGCCGGTATCGGGGCTGCTTGCGCTGACTGCGCGCACCCTGCGGCAGAGCGAGTTCGTCGCGCTGGAAAAGCTGGCCGGGGTCGACGCGGCGGAGCTGACGAAGGCGATGCTGTCGGTGGACCGGTTCGTCCGCGAGGACAGCCAGCTGCCCGTCGACGCCGCCACTCGGGCCGCGTTGCTCGACCGGTTTGGCATGTTCGGGATCAGGATCTCGATCGCCGTGCTGCGCGCCGGGGTCAGTGACTCCCTGGCCCTGGCGGACGAGCTGCTGGAACGCAGCGGTCTGGTCGCGCTGCGCGACGTGATCGATCAACAGTTCGCGCAGCGCTCCGATCTACTCAAGGCGCACACCGCCCTGATGTCGCTGCGACGGTTCGTGCAGAACAACCCCATCTACGCGAGCAACTACATCATCGCCGACATCGACCCGTTGCTCGCCGACACCCACGCGTTCGAGGAGCTGCGCCTGCTCAGTCAATTGCGTTCCCGCCCAACCACATTGAACGACGACGAGATCGCGTCGCTGCGGCGCATCATCGGCGGCTCCGGCACCGACGCCGCGAGCAGGCTGGGGCTGTCACCCGATGCCCCGTACGACGGTCCCCGCGCCGCGTTCGCCGCCGCCCAGCGATGGCGTCGGCGCGCCGAACATCCGCTCAACGATCCGTTCACGACGCGCGCCTGCCGGGCGGCGGTGCGAAGCGCGGAGGCGCTGGTGGCGCAGTACGCGGCGAAGGGCCGCTGA
- a CDS encoding dynamin family protein, with translation MTQPTTARPVKVIVELIEHTSKIAEANQRGDLVDRLARAKSRITDPQIRVVIAGQLKQGKSQLLNSLLNVPVSRVGDDESTVLPTVVSYGEQAAAKLIVARPDGAEPDVIDIAMDDIKTDLRRAPQAGGREVLRVEVTAASPLLKNGLTFVDTPGVGGHGQQHLSATLGLLPDAAAVLMCSDTSQEFTEPELTFIRQAFEICRVATIVATKTDLYPHWRKIVETNRGHLDRAGLSIPIIPSSALLRSHAIQLNDKELNEESNFPAIVKFLSEQVLSRHNDHIRDQVVAEIRSAAEHLAMTVNTELAALNDPEIRDRLTEDIERRKEEAADALQQTALWQQVLNDGIADLTADVDHDLRGRFRVIGQHIEKEIDSCDPTQHWAEIGAELENAIATAVGDNFVWAYQRAQALAEEVGRTFTEAGLEAVKMPRIDAREMGASLGEIKSLANLEAKPVGKARRVTMGMQGSYGGVLMFGMMTSFAGLGMFNPLSIGAGLLMGRSAYRENMDNRMMRVRNEAKLNVRRFIDDVSFVVNKESRDRLKGIQRQLRDHYRAIANQTTRSLNESLQATIAAAKLEENERNTRVKELERQLNILNQVLDHAGKLAAEAHPSGVA, from the coding sequence ATGACGCAACCAACTACGGCCAGACCGGTGAAGGTCATCGTCGAGCTGATCGAGCACACCAGCAAGATCGCGGAGGCGAACCAGCGCGGTGATCTGGTCGACCGGCTGGCCAGGGCCAAGTCCCGGATCACCGATCCGCAGATCCGGGTGGTGATCGCCGGCCAACTCAAGCAGGGCAAGAGCCAACTGCTCAATTCGCTGCTGAATGTGCCTGTCTCGCGCGTCGGCGATGACGAGAGCACCGTGCTGCCGACGGTCGTGTCCTACGGCGAACAAGCGGCCGCGAAACTGATCGTTGCGCGGCCCGACGGTGCCGAGCCAGACGTCATCGACATCGCGATGGACGACATCAAGACCGATCTGCGCCGCGCACCGCAGGCCGGCGGGCGTGAGGTGCTACGCGTCGAGGTCACCGCCGCCAGTCCGCTCCTGAAGAACGGTTTGACATTCGTGGACACCCCGGGTGTCGGTGGTCACGGTCAGCAGCACCTGTCGGCGACGCTAGGGCTGTTGCCCGACGCGGCCGCGGTGTTGATGTGTAGCGACACCAGCCAGGAGTTCACCGAACCCGAACTGACCTTCATCCGGCAGGCATTCGAAATCTGCCGGGTCGCAACGATCGTCGCCACCAAGACCGATCTGTATCCGCACTGGCGCAAGATCGTCGAGACCAACAGGGGCCACCTGGACCGGGCGGGCCTGTCGATCCCGATCATCCCGTCGTCGGCGCTGCTGCGCAGTCACGCGATCCAGCTCAACGACAAGGAACTCAACGAGGAGTCCAACTTCCCGGCGATCGTCAAGTTCCTCAGCGAGCAGGTGCTGTCACGGCACAACGACCACATTCGCGATCAGGTCGTCGCCGAGATCCGGTCGGCCGCCGAGCATCTGGCGATGACGGTCAACACCGAGCTGGCGGCGCTGAACGATCCGGAGATCCGCGACCGGCTGACGGAGGATATCGAGCGGCGCAAGGAGGAGGCCGCCGACGCACTGCAACAGACCGCGCTGTGGCAGCAGGTCCTCAACGACGGAATCGCCGATCTCACCGCCGATGTCGACCACGATCTGCGTGGCCGCTTCCGCGTCATCGGTCAGCACATCGAGAAGGAGATCGACTCCTGCGACCCGACCCAGCACTGGGCCGAGATCGGTGCCGAGCTGGAGAACGCGATCGCCACCGCGGTCGGGGACAACTTCGTCTGGGCATACCAGCGTGCGCAGGCGCTCGCCGAGGAGGTTGGTCGCACGTTCACCGAGGCCGGGCTCGAGGCGGTCAAGATGCCACGGATCGATGCCCGTGAGATGGGCGCCAGCCTCGGCGAGATCAAGTCGCTGGCCAATCTCGAGGCCAAGCCGGTCGGCAAGGCCCGCAGGGTCACGATGGGAATGCAGGGGTCCTACGGCGGCGTGCTGATGTTCGGGATGATGACGTCGTTCGCCGGTCTGGGCATGTTCAACCCGCTGTCCATCGGCGCGGGGCTGCTGATGGGACGCAGCGCGTACCGGGAGAACATGGACAACCGGATGATGCGCGTGCGCAACGAGGCGAAGCTGAACGTCCGCCGCTTCATCGATGACGTCTCGTTCGTCGTGAACAAGGAATCGCGCGACCGGCTCAAGGGCATTCAGCGGCAACTGCGCGACCACTACCGCGCCATCGCCAACCAGACCACCCGCTCACTCAACGAATCACTGCAGGCGACCATTGCCGCGGCGAAACTCGAGGAGAACGAACGCAATACCCGCGTCAAGGAACTCGAGCGTCAGCTCAATATCCTCAACCAGGTGCTCGATCACGCAGGGAAGCTGGCGGCCGAGGCACACCCTTCGGGGGTCGCCTGA
- a CDS encoding Hsp70 family protein gives MSDSLGLSIGMTNLVAARMGRPPVMRRSVLTVFDDRPPEVGLPSEFAADPSVPQQGLVLTGFVERVGDPVPLVAADGSAHRGEQVLVEALDAMARTVGGGAPIAIAVPAHWSAATVGALRGALRGRTSLAPDGVIPALVPDSVAALSALQSAPGLPPSGVVVLCDFGGSGTSITLANAGANFDTIGETVRYPDFSGDQIDQALLNHVLTGIAEANASDPASTAAVGSLARLRNDCRVAKERLSAETAAAVHAELPGFASDVRVTRTELEQLIAGPLNGLLDKVEEALQRNNVGISDISAVATVGGGANIPLVTQQLSTRLRAPVVTTPQAQLNVAAGAAVLAASADAATGMATAADAPTGLAPTMGWAGAAAAGAAAADAASDSPASSTFRALAWSQDDAPAGEPVPYTGEDYTFDPSTTGAARPPMEFSHEEEGFTPEPGPLPWYKRPTLLFGAAAAAVLLAIGGLAVTLTSTTGSTGPVTETATTVETGPSPAGPPATSETITVTGSDGRPSTTVVPPPPTTTTTATTTPSTTSSTTTTTTTTTTTTTTTTTTTPTTTTTQPTTTQPTTTQPTTTEAPTTTEEPITTTADVVIPDDDGT, from the coding sequence ATGAGCGACTCTCTCGGGTTGTCGATTGGGATGACCAATCTGGTGGCGGCCCGCATGGGCCGGCCCCCAGTCATGCGGCGATCGGTGCTCACCGTGTTCGACGATCGCCCGCCGGAAGTGGGCCTGCCGTCGGAGTTCGCGGCGGACCCGTCGGTGCCCCAACAGGGCCTGGTCCTGACGGGGTTCGTCGAGCGAGTGGGCGACCCGGTGCCGCTGGTCGCGGCCGACGGTTCGGCGCACCGCGGAGAACAGGTGCTCGTCGAAGCCCTCGATGCGATGGCACGCACCGTGGGAGGGGGCGCACCCATCGCGATCGCGGTGCCCGCGCATTGGAGCGCCGCCACCGTGGGCGCGCTGCGCGGTGCATTGCGCGGCAGGACGAGCCTGGCACCCGACGGCGTGATTCCCGCACTGGTCCCGGATTCCGTTGCCGCGCTGTCTGCACTGCAATCGGCGCCGGGGCTGCCGCCCAGCGGCGTGGTGGTGCTGTGCGATTTCGGCGGCAGCGGCACCAGCATCACGCTGGCCAACGCGGGCGCCAACTTCGACACCATCGGCGAGACGGTCCGCTATCCCGACTTCTCCGGTGACCAGATCGATCAGGCCCTGCTCAACCATGTACTGACCGGTATCGCGGAGGCTAACGCCTCCGATCCCGCGAGCACGGCGGCGGTGGGCTCGTTGGCCCGGCTGCGAAACGACTGCCGCGTGGCCAAGGAGCGGCTGTCCGCGGAGACAGCGGCAGCCGTGCACGCCGAACTGCCCGGCTTCGCCTCCGATGTCCGCGTGACGCGCACCGAGCTGGAACAGCTGATCGCCGGGCCGCTGAACGGCCTGCTGGACAAGGTTGAAGAAGCGTTGCAGCGCAACAACGTTGGGATCTCCGACATCTCGGCGGTCGCCACCGTCGGTGGTGGAGCGAACATCCCACTGGTCACCCAGCAGCTGTCGACCCGCTTACGCGCGCCCGTCGTCACGACACCGCAAGCGCAGCTGAACGTGGCCGCAGGCGCGGCGGTGCTGGCAGCCAGTGCCGACGCGGCGACCGGAATGGCGACCGCTGCCGACGCCCCGACGGGGCTGGCCCCGACCATGGGCTGGGCCGGTGCAGCAGCGGCAGGCGCAGCGGCCGCCGATGCGGCTTCCGACTCCCCGGCGTCGTCGACGTTCCGCGCGCTCGCCTGGTCGCAGGACGACGCCCCCGCGGGCGAACCGGTGCCCTATACCGGCGAGGACTACACCTTCGACCCGTCGACCACCGGCGCGGCCCGCCCGCCGATGGAGTTCAGCCACGAAGAGGAAGGCTTCACACCAGAACCCGGGCCACTGCCCTGGTACAAGCGCCCGACTCTGTTGTTCGGGGCGGCAGCAGCCGCAGTGCTGTTGGCCATCGGCGGCCTCGCGGTCACGTTGACGAGCACGACGGGCAGCACGGGTCCGGTGACCGAGACGGCGACGACCGTCGAGACCGGTCCCTCGCCCGCGGGTCCACCCGCCACCTCCGAGACCATCACCGTCACGGGGTCCGACGGCCGCCCGAGCACCACAGTGGTGCCGCCTCCGCCGACGACGACCACCACGGCGACGACGACACCGTCGACCACCTCGAGCACGACGACAACAACGACCACCACCACGACAACGACCACCACCACGACAACGACCACACCGACAACGACGACGACACAACCCACGACCACTCAGCCGACCACCACGCAACCCACCACCACCGAAGCCCCGACGACGACCGAAGAGCCGATCACCACCACAGCCGATGTGGTGATTCCTGACGACGACGGAACGTGA